The proteins below come from a single Sphingomonas carotinifaciens genomic window:
- a CDS encoding arginine N-succinyltransferase, translated as MTFRIRAARDADLQHLYEMAKLTGGGFTNLPPDRRALVAKLERSHAAFSRTAGALDDELFVLMLENADTGEVRGTCQIFTQVGQRHPFYSYRLGTLTQHSRELQRTFRAEMLSLTTDLEGASEVGGLFLHPGERAGGLGLLLARSRYLFVRQHRARFADRILAELRGVIDEAGGSPFWDGLAGRFFGMNFQDADQFNAINGHQFIADLMPKHPIYTAMLTETARAAIGLPHPSGRAAMRMLENEGFAYENYVDIFDGGPTMTARTDRVRSIREAADDRVISVDRGGGAEALVATGVLGDFRCAFGHIRHEDGGIILSEDCARALDVGAGDNVVHVGRW; from the coding sequence ATGACGTTTCGTATCCGCGCCGCGCGCGACGCCGACCTGCAACATCTTTATGAAATGGCCAAGCTGACCGGGGGCGGCTTCACCAACCTGCCGCCCGACAGGCGTGCGCTGGTCGCCAAGCTGGAGCGCAGCCACGCTGCCTTTTCACGCACCGCCGGCGCGCTGGACGACGAATTGTTCGTGCTGATGCTGGAAAACGCCGACACCGGCGAGGTGCGCGGCACCTGCCAGATCTTCACCCAGGTGGGGCAGCGACATCCCTTCTACAGCTACCGCCTCGGCACGCTGACCCAGCACAGCCGCGAGTTGCAGCGGACCTTTCGCGCCGAAATGCTGTCGCTGACCACCGATCTGGAGGGTGCGAGCGAGGTGGGCGGGCTGTTCCTGCACCCCGGCGAGCGGGCCGGCGGCCTCGGCCTGTTGCTGGCGCGCAGCCGTTATCTGTTCGTCCGCCAGCACCGGGCACGCTTTGCCGACCGCATCCTGGCGGAGCTGCGCGGCGTCATCGACGAGGCGGGGGGATCGCCCTTCTGGGACGGGCTGGCCGGCCGTTTCTTCGGCATGAATTTCCAGGATGCCGACCAGTTCAATGCGATCAACGGCCACCAGTTCATCGCCGACCTGATGCCCAAGCATCCGATCTACACCGCGATGCTGACCGAGACCGCACGCGCCGCGATCGGCCTGCCCCACCCCTCCGGCCGGGCCGCGATGCGGATGCTGGAGAATGAAGGGTTCGCCTATGAGAATTATGTCGACATCTTCGACGGCGGGCCGACGATGACGGCACGAACCGATCGGGTGCGCTCGATCCGCGAGGCGGCCGACGATCGCGTCATATCGGTGGACCGCGGCGGCGGGGCGGAGGCGCTGGTGGCGACCGGCGTGCTGGGCGATTTCCGCTGCGCCTTCGGCCATATCCGGCACGAGGATGGCGGGATCATCCTGTCCGAGGATTGCGCCCGCGCGCTGGATGTCGGGGCGGGCGACAACGTGGTGCATGTGGGGCGGTGGTGA
- a CDS encoding hydrolase — MEGMTNDERAAIDRIDAGAMLAQVEDWSAINSGTGNLAGLATVAGRLADAFAVLPGAVSLVDPAPVERVGADGVPAPLAHGRHLALTVRPDAPVQMLFTGHMDTVYPVDHPFQALRWMEDGTLNGPGVADMKGGLAVMLAALRAVEASPAAARLGYAVVINSDEETGSAASAPLLAEAARGKVAALTYEPALPDGTLAGARGGTGNFTIVVRGRAAHAGRNPRDGRNAVVAAAAIAVQLAALMADDLSVNPARIAGGGPNNVVPDLAMLHVNFRPASAAAIARTDAAMRGITEAVAQAHDVAVSVHGSFNRPPKPIDAGAAALFERVRQAGADMGLSIGWRATGGVCDGNNIAAAGVPVVDTMGVRGGAIHSADEFLIPDSLAERAALSALTILRTIGLGGRQ, encoded by the coding sequence ATGGAGGGGATGACCAACGACGAGCGCGCCGCGATCGACCGGATCGATGCCGGCGCGATGCTGGCCCAGGTCGAGGACTGGTCCGCGATCAACAGCGGGACAGGCAATCTGGCCGGTCTGGCGACGGTGGCGGGGCGGCTGGCGGATGCCTTTGCCGTGCTGCCGGGCGCAGTGTCGCTGGTCGACCCGGCACCGGTCGAGCGGGTGGGCGCGGACGGGGTGCCCGCGCCCCTGGCGCATGGCCGCCACCTGGCTCTGACCGTGCGCCCCGACGCGCCGGTGCAGATGCTGTTCACCGGGCACATGGACACCGTCTATCCCGTCGACCATCCATTCCAGGCGCTGCGCTGGATGGAGGATGGCACGCTGAACGGCCCCGGCGTGGCCGATATGAAGGGCGGGCTGGCGGTGATGCTGGCGGCGCTGCGGGCGGTGGAGGCGTCTCCCGCGGCGGCGCGGCTCGGCTATGCGGTGGTCATCAATTCGGACGAGGAAACCGGATCGGCGGCGTCCGCGCCCCTGCTGGCGGAGGCGGCACGCGGCAAGGTGGCGGCGCTGACCTATGAACCCGCGCTGCCCGACGGGACGCTGGCAGGCGCGCGGGGCGGCACGGGCAACTTCACGATCGTGGTGCGCGGGCGGGCCGCGCATGCCGGGCGCAACCCGCGCGACGGGCGCAACGCCGTCGTCGCGGCAGCGGCGATTGCAGTGCAGCTGGCCGCGCTGATGGCGGACGACCTGAGCGTGAACCCGGCGCGGATCGCAGGCGGTGGGCCGAACAACGTGGTGCCCGATCTTGCGATGCTGCACGTCAATTTCCGCCCCGCCTCTGCCGCGGCGATCGCGCGGACGGATGCGGCGATGCGTGGGATCACCGAGGCCGTCGCGCAGGCGCATGATGTGGCCGTGTCGGTGCATGGCAGCTTCAACCGACCGCCCAAGCCGATCGATGCGGGCGCCGCCGCGCTGTTCGAGCGGGTCCGGCAGGCGGGCGCCGATATGGGACTGTCGATCGGCTGGCGGGCGACGGGCGGGGTGTGCGACGGCAACAACATCGCGGCGGCCGGCGTGCCGGTGGTCGACACGATGGGCGTGCGCGGCGGGGCGATCCATTCGGCGGACGAGTTCCTGATTCCCGACAGCCTGGCCGAACGCGCCGCGCTGTCCGCACTCACCATCTTGCGCACCATCGGCTTGGGGGGCCGCCAATGA
- a CDS encoding DUF481 domain-containing protein, with the protein MRFLFLLAAAPFLLANTGDPDPALIPPAVKAMLDAAVASGNENDISTIVRYALNASPEAADAINAVVEAWRDEKSASKTRTVREAGVFDLWRGRAELGGYATTGNTDNLGVTAIIDLTREGLQWRHKVYLQADYQEASNVTNREHYLARYEPNYKLNADIYVYGSALYESDKFLGYFNRYSGSAGAGYSVIRGRRVTLDLELGPAFRHTEFTDDTIESSLAARGNVNFGWKLTNAISLNQTTSAYLQEFNSTVSSVTGLNARLLGPLSAQMSYTVQYESQPPVGRRTTDTTTRASLVYSF; encoded by the coding sequence GTGCGTTTCCTGTTCCTCCTTGCCGCTGCTCCGTTCCTGCTCGCCAATACCGGCGATCCTGATCCGGCGCTGATCCCGCCGGCCGTGAAGGCGATGCTGGATGCCGCCGTGGCGTCGGGCAACGAGAATGATATCTCGACCATCGTCCGCTATGCGCTGAACGCCTCGCCGGAGGCGGCCGACGCGATCAATGCGGTGGTGGAGGCATGGCGCGACGAAAAGAGCGCCAGCAAGACGCGCACCGTGCGCGAGGCGGGGGTGTTCGACCTGTGGCGCGGCCGGGCCGAGCTGGGCGGCTATGCAACCACGGGCAACACCGACAATCTGGGCGTGACCGCGATCATCGACCTGACGCGCGAAGGCCTGCAATGGCGGCACAAAGTGTATTTGCAGGCCGATTATCAGGAAGCCAGCAACGTCACCAACCGCGAACATTATCTGGCGCGGTACGAGCCCAACTACAAGCTGAACGCCGACATCTACGTTTATGGCTCCGCCCTGTACGAGAGCGACAAGTTCCTGGGCTATTTCAACCGTTACTCGGGATCGGCGGGGGCCGGCTACAGCGTGATCCGCGGACGGCGGGTGACGCTGGACCTGGAACTGGGGCCAGCGTTCCGGCACACCGAATTCACTGACGACACGATCGAAAGCAGCCTGGCGGCGCGCGGCAACGTGAATTTCGGGTGGAAGCTGACCAATGCGATCAGCCTGAACCAGACGACATCGGCCTATCTGCAGGAATTCAACAGCACGGTATCGAGCGTGACCGGGCTCAATGCGCGGCTGCTCGGGCCCTTGTCGGCGCAGATGTCGTACACGGTGCAGTATGAAAGCCAGCCGCCGGTCGGCCGGCGCACGACCGACACCACCACCCGCGCGTCGCTCGTCTATAGCTTCTGA
- a CDS encoding RNA pyrophosphohydrolase has translation MTDLPYRPCAGVMLMNRDGRVFVGQRLDSTLEAWQMPQGGIDPGEDGYAAAVRELFEETGVVADHVELIAEAPGEFFYDLPDELIGKVWKGKWRGQRQRWFLFRFLGNDGDIDIRTAHPEFRTWRWADPADLPAMIVPFKKALYEQVLVAFTPHLGATPGSDAVSAATRRP, from the coding sequence ATGACCGACCTTCCCTATCGCCCCTGCGCGGGCGTGATGCTGATGAACCGTGACGGCCGGGTGTTCGTCGGCCAGCGGCTCGATTCGACGCTGGAGGCGTGGCAGATGCCGCAGGGCGGGATCGATCCGGGCGAGGACGGCTACGCCGCGGCGGTGCGCGAATTGTTCGAGGAAACCGGCGTCGTGGCCGATCATGTCGAACTGATCGCGGAGGCGCCGGGCGAATTCTTCTACGACCTGCCCGACGAGCTGATCGGCAAGGTCTGGAAGGGCAAGTGGCGCGGGCAGCGGCAGCGCTGGTTCCTGTTCCGCTTCCTAGGGAATGACGGGGATATCGACATCCGCACCGCCCACCCGGAATTCCGCACCTGGCGCTGGGCCGATCCGGCCGACCTGCCGGCGATGATCGTGCCGTTCAAAAAGGCGTTGTACGAACAGGTGCTGGTCGCGTTCACGCCTCATCTCGGCGCAACCCCGGGCAGCGACGCCGTTTCCGCCGCGACGCGGCGACCGTAA
- a CDS encoding alpha/beta hydrolase, whose amino-acid sequence MSDQPFVRPDVRQFLTYLNALPGPRMHEMETAAARALFLASNDVAELPVGELAVIRDLAIPGPAGTIPARLFDTVEARVPGPVIVFYHGGGFVIGDLDTHASFCAALARGTGLPVVSVGYRLAPEHRWPAAPDDAEAAARWVAGNPAELGIAATALILCGDSAGGTLTITTAIALRDDPAALPVIVQAPIYPATDLTTHYPSFAAFGEGYLLSRDSLRWFADAYAADIHHARASPMAADLTGLPPAVIVTASLDPIRDQGRAYAAALARAGVPVVFREAVGTVHGFITLRRAIPSAVGDVAGFILALKAVVTEAEAARVSIQAAG is encoded by the coding sequence ATGTCCGATCAGCCTTTCGTCCGACCTGACGTTCGCCAGTTCCTAACCTATCTCAACGCGCTACCCGGCCCGCGGATGCACGAAATGGAAACGGCGGCGGCGCGCGCGCTGTTTCTGGCATCGAACGACGTGGCCGAATTGCCGGTGGGCGAACTGGCGGTGATCCGCGACCTGGCGATCCCCGGCCCCGCCGGCACCATCCCGGCGCGGCTGTTCGACACGGTGGAGGCGCGCGTGCCCGGCCCGGTCATCGTCTTCTATCATGGCGGCGGCTTCGTCATCGGGGACCTCGACACACACGCATCCTTTTGCGCGGCGCTGGCGCGGGGCACCGGGTTGCCGGTGGTGTCGGTCGGCTACCGCCTCGCGCCCGAGCATCGGTGGCCGGCGGCGCCCGACGATGCGGAGGCGGCGGCGCGCTGGGTGGCGGGCAACCCGGCCGAACTGGGCATTGCCGCGACCGCGCTTATCCTGTGCGGTGACAGCGCGGGCGGCACGCTGACCATCACCACCGCGATCGCCTTGCGGGACGATCCGGCGGCGTTGCCGGTGATCGTGCAGGCGCCGATCTATCCGGCGACGGATCTGACCACGCATTATCCCTCCTTCGCAGCGTTCGGCGAAGGCTATCTGTTGTCGCGCGATTCGCTGCGCTGGTTCGCGGATGCCTATGCCGCCGACATCCATCATGCCCGCGCCTCGCCGATGGCCGCCGACCTGACCGGCCTGCCCCCGGCGGTGATCGTCACCGCCAGCCTGGACCCGATCCGCGATCAGGGCCGCGCCTATGCCGCGGCGCTTGCCAGGGCGGGCGTGCCGGTGGTGTTCCGCGAGGCGGTGGGCACCGTCCACGGCTTCATCACGCTGCGTCGTGCCATCCCCTCCGCCGTCGGCGATGTCGCCGGCTTCATCCTTGCGCTGAAGGCTGTCGTCACCGAAGCCGAAGCGGCGCGCGTTTCCATCCAGGCTGCCGGCTGA
- a CDS encoding histone deacetylase family protein → MIHVVHHPAYVSPAPARSTYRWGKNGLIRDLLLEEGARIAWHQPEAMPRHWLEAVHDPDYVAEVLEARVPPEKTRRIGFPVTPPVALRAQMVPAGTWAAAHLALLHGFAANTAGGSHHALAATGAGYCVFNDLALAAVRLVEEGTVARIAIVDCDVHQGDGTAALTAGRSDIATYSIHAEKNFPVRKARSTLDVGLPDGVDDDGYLDTLATTLVPFLDDVAPDLILYQAGVDPFAGDRLGRLSLSLDGLARRERLIADLAIRRGVPLASTVGGGYGDDALAIARRHVDAILTLGTAFAPIRTGTPS, encoded by the coding sequence ATGATCCATGTCGTCCATCACCCCGCCTATGTCTCGCCCGCGCCCGCCCGCTCCACCTATCGCTGGGGCAAGAACGGCTTGATCCGCGACCTGCTGCTGGAGGAGGGCGCACGCATCGCCTGGCACCAGCCGGAGGCGATGCCGCGCCACTGGCTGGAGGCGGTGCACGACCCCGATTATGTCGCGGAAGTGCTGGAGGCGCGGGTGCCGCCCGAAAAGACCCGCCGCATCGGCTTTCCCGTCACGCCCCCCGTCGCGCTCCGCGCGCAGATGGTGCCCGCCGGCACCTGGGCCGCCGCGCATCTGGCGCTGTTGCACGGTTTTGCCGCCAATACCGCGGGGGGCAGCCACCATGCGCTGGCGGCGACGGGGGCGGGATATTGCGTATTCAACGACCTTGCGCTCGCCGCCGTCCGGCTGGTGGAGGAAGGTACCGTCGCCCGCATCGCGATCGTCGATTGCGACGTGCATCAGGGCGACGGCACCGCCGCGCTCACCGCCGGCCGAAGCGATATCGCGACCTATTCGATCCATGCCGAAAAGAACTTCCCCGTCCGCAAGGCGCGCTCGACGCTCGATGTCGGCCTGCCCGACGGCGTCGATGACGATGGCTATCTCGACACGCTGGCGACCACCCTCGTGCCCTTTCTCGACGATGTCGCGCCCGACCTGATCCTCTACCAGGCCGGCGTCGATCCCTTTGCCGGCGACCGGCTCGGCCGCTTGTCGCTCAGCCTGGACGGTCTTGCCCGGCGCGAGCGGCTGATCGCCGACCTCGCCATCCGGCGTGGCGTGCCGCTCGCAAGTACGGTCGGCGGCGGTTACGGCGACGACGCGCTCGCCATCGCCCGGCGCCATGTCGATGCCATCCTGACGCTCGGCACCGCCTTTGCCCCCATTCGCACCGGAACCCCGTCATGA
- a CDS encoding cryptochrome/photolyase family protein, with amino-acid sequence MTQPSILWFRQDLRLHDQPALCAAADAGPVIPVYVLDDDAPGDWRIGGAQRWWLHHSLHALARDLESRGSRLLLRRGPAAKVLAQLAGESGAGAIHAIRHYEPWWRAAEADLGERLCLHDGNHLAPPEAVTTGSGKPFRIYSAFWRALQAHLPPEAPREAPETIPAPDHWPDSDALAEWALLPTGPDWSTGFGEEWQPGEAQAHERLADFVDRVAGYERDRNLPAEEGTSRLSPHLHHGEISPRAVWHAIEGQRDAEKFRKELAWRDFTDGVVMALPRYADENGRDAFDRLPWRKGAAAQRDLRAWQRGRTGYPIVDAGMRQLWTSGWMHNRVRMIAASFLVKHLLIDWREGERWYWDCLVDADYGNNSVNWQWIAGTGIDANMFGRIMAPLGQSEKFDAGDYIRRWVPELADLSDAQIHDPDDAARPQAYPHRIIGHREGRERALAAAKAMRG; translated from the coding sequence ATGACCCAGCCCTCGATCCTCTGGTTTCGTCAGGACCTGCGCCTGCACGACCAGCCCGCCTTGTGCGCCGCCGCCGATGCCGGGCCGGTCATCCCGGTCTATGTGCTGGATGACGATGCACCCGGCGACTGGCGGATCGGCGGCGCGCAGCGCTGGTGGTTGCACCACAGCCTCCATGCGCTCGCCCGCGATCTGGAGAGCCGGGGATCGCGGCTGCTCCTGCGCCGCGGGCCCGCGGCGAAGGTGCTGGCGCAACTGGCGGGGGAAAGCGGCGCCGGCGCCATCCATGCCATCCGCCATTACGAACCCTGGTGGCGGGCCGCCGAGGCCGATCTGGGCGAGCGGCTGTGCCTGCATGACGGCAATCATCTCGCCCCGCCCGAGGCGGTGACGACAGGGTCGGGCAAGCCGTTCCGCATCTATTCGGCTTTCTGGCGCGCGTTGCAGGCACATCTGCCGCCGGAGGCGCCACGGGAGGCGCCCGAGACGATCCCGGCACCGGACCACTGGCCGGATAGCGATGCGCTTGCCGAATGGGCGCTGCTCCCGACCGGACCCGACTGGTCGACCGGTTTTGGCGAGGAATGGCAACCGGGCGAGGCGCAGGCCCACGAACGCCTCGCCGATTTCGTCGACCGCGTCGCGGGCTATGAGCGGGACCGCAACCTGCCGGCGGAGGAAGGCACCTCGCGCCTGTCGCCGCATCTCCATCACGGCGAGATATCGCCGCGCGCCGTATGGCATGCGATCGAGGGGCAGCGCGACGCGGAGAAATTCCGCAAGGAACTCGCCTGGCGCGATTTCACCGACGGGGTGGTGATGGCGCTGCCCCGCTATGCCGACGAAAATGGCCGCGACGCCTTTGACCGGTTGCCGTGGCGCAAAGGCGCGGCGGCGCAGCGTGATCTGCGGGCGTGGCAGCGCGGCCGCACCGGCTATCCGATCGTCGATGCCGGCATGCGCCAGCTGTGGACCAGCGGCTGGATGCACAACCGGGTGCGGATGATCGCGGCATCCTTTCTGGTAAAGCACCTGCTGATCGACTGGCGCGAGGGCGAGCGCTGGTATTGGGACTGTCTGGTCGATGCCGATTACGGCAACAATTCGGTCAACTGGCAGTGGATCGCCGGGACCGGCATCGATGCCAACATGTTCGGCCGGATCATGGCGCCGCTCGGCCAGTCGGAGAAATTCGACGCGGGCGATTATATCCGGCGCTGGGTGCCCGAACTCGCCGACCTGTCCGACGCGCAGATCCACGATCCCGACGACGCCGCACGCCCCCAGGCCTATCCGCACAGGATCATCGGCCACCGGGAGGGGCGCGAACGGGCATTGGCCGCGGCGAAGGCGATGCGCGGCTGA
- a CDS encoding SAM-dependent methyltransferase, whose product MNETVAMVGQGGSTSSRMVAPIFHRLLDRIDRGLAAGAIEASLPDGTQRLLGGRAPGPVAIVAVHRWRALVRLATGGSVGWYEGWAAGDWSSPDPVPLFDLFMRNRVTLGDAARAGGVVKVLARLGHRFRRNDRAGSRRNIAAHYDLGNDFYREWLDPGLTYSSALFTAPGQSLEAAQDAKLRAVLDRTGAKPGDTILEVGCGWGSFAALAAGAGVGVHCLTLSTEQKAVVDARGLPGVSVSLTDYRDATGTYDAIASIEMVEAVGQEYWAAYLDMIASRLKPGGRAAIQYITIADDVFPAYADSVDFIQRYVFPGGMLLSESRFRRLAQARGLHWDAPHAFGLDYAETLRLWRERFDVAVAEGRLPARFDARFVALWRYYLMYCEGGFRGGGIDVAQVTLVKR is encoded by the coding sequence ATGAACGAAACCGTGGCGATGGTGGGGCAGGGCGGCAGCACGTCGAGTCGGATGGTCGCGCCCATCTTCCACCGGCTGCTCGACCGCATCGACCGCGGGCTGGCGGCGGGCGCGATCGAGGCGAGCCTGCCCGATGGCACGCAGCGCCTGCTCGGCGGCCGCGCGCCCGGCCCCGTGGCGATCGTCGCCGTGCACCGCTGGCGCGCGCTCGTCCGGCTGGCGACCGGCGGGTCGGTGGGCTGGTACGAGGGATGGGCGGCAGGCGACTGGTCCAGCCCCGATCCGGTCCCCTTGTTCGACCTGTTCATGCGCAACCGCGTGACGCTGGGCGACGCGGCGCGCGCCGGCGGCGTGGTGAAGGTGCTGGCGCGGCTCGGCCACCGTTTCCGCCGCAACGACCGCGCCGGATCACGCCGTAACATCGCTGCCCATTATGATCTGGGCAACGACTTCTATCGCGAATGGCTCGATCCCGGCCTTACCTATTCCAGCGCGCTGTTCACCGCGCCCGGTCAGTCGCTGGAGGCGGCGCAGGACGCCAAGCTGCGCGCGGTGCTGGACCGCACCGGTGCGAAACCGGGCGATACCATCCTGGAGGTCGGCTGCGGCTGGGGCTCGTTCGCCGCGCTTGCGGCAGGTGCCGGCGTCGGCGTTCATTGCCTGACGCTGTCCACCGAGCAGAAGGCGGTGGTCGATGCGCGCGGCCTGCCCGGCGTTTCCGTCTCGCTGACCGACTATCGCGACGCGACCGGCACCTATGACGCCATCGCCAGCATCGAGATGGTGGAGGCGGTCGGCCAGGAATATTGGGCCGCCTATCTCGACATGATCGCATCGCGCCTGAAGCCCGGTGGGCGCGCCGCGATCCAGTATATCACCATCGCCGACGACGTGTTTCCCGCCTATGCGGACAGCGTCGACTTCATCCAGCGCTACGTCTTTCCCGGCGGCATGCTTCTTTCCGAATCCCGTTTCCGCCGGCTCGCACAAGCACGCGGACTGCACTGGGACGCACCCCATGCCTTCGGCCTCGACTATGCCGAAACGCTGCGTCTCTGGCGCGAACGCTTCGATGTGGCGGTGGCGGAGGGGCGATTGCCCGCCCGTTTCGACGCGCGGTTCGTCGCGCTGTGGCGCTATTATCTGATGTATTGCGAGGGCGGTTTTCGCGGCGGCGGCATCGATGTCGCGCAGGTCACTTTGGTGAAGCGCTGA
- a CDS encoding DUF2256 domain-containing protein: MPNGVAKRDLPTKLCPACGRPFTWRKKWARDWDQVVYCSDRCRKAR, from the coding sequence ATGCCGAACGGCGTCGCCAAGCGGGACCTGCCCACCAAGCTCTGTCCCGCCTGCGGGCGGCCGTTCACCTGGCGCAAGAAATGGGCGCGCGACTGGGACCAGGTCGTCTATTGCTCGGACCGCTGTCGCAAGGCGCGGTAG
- the aroB gene encoding 3-dehydroquinate synthase — protein MKTVTVALGARSYPIHIEAGLLTRAAEYLVPLARGRTMAIVTDENVRPHLATLQAALTAAGVASEAIVLPPGEKTKSWPILEQLCDRLLELGVERQDHVVALGGGVIGDLVGFACAILKRGCRFVQIPTTLLAQVDSSVGGKTAINTRAGKNLIGAFHQPAMVLIDPDVLDTLGVREVRAGYGEVVKYGLIDDFAFFEWCEGHAGALFAGEAEARVHAIAHAVAAKARIVAADEHETAGIRALLNLGHTFGHALEAEAGFSDRLLHGEGVAAGCALAFRYSARLGLCSGQEAMRVAAHMRASGLPDGLAAAGIAASGETLVAHMRHDKKMNAGTLPFLLARGIGQTFLDKTVDLADVAAFLDEEPR, from the coding sequence ATGAAGACCGTCACCGTCGCGCTCGGCGCGCGCAGCTATCCGATCCATATCGAGGCCGGCCTGCTGACACGCGCCGCGGAATATCTGGTGCCGCTGGCGCGCGGTCGCACGATGGCGATCGTCACCGACGAGAATGTGCGCCCGCACCTCGCCACCCTGCAGGCCGCCCTGACTGCGGCCGGCGTTGCCAGCGAGGCGATCGTGCTGCCGCCGGGGGAAAAGACGAAGAGCTGGCCGATCCTGGAGCAGCTTTGCGACCGCCTGCTCGAACTCGGCGTCGAGCGGCAGGATCATGTCGTGGCCCTTGGCGGCGGGGTGATCGGTGATCTGGTCGGCTTCGCCTGCGCGATCCTCAAGCGCGGATGCCGCTTCGTACAAATCCCGACGACGCTGCTGGCGCAGGTCGATTCGTCGGTGGGCGGCAAGACCGCGATCAACACGCGCGCGGGCAAGAACCTGATCGGCGCGTTCCACCAGCCCGCCATGGTGCTGATCGACCCGGACGTGTTGGATACGTTGGGGGTGCGCGAGGTGCGGGCCGGGTATGGGGAGGTGGTGAAGTATGGGTTGATAGACGACTTTGCGTTCTTTGAATGGTGCGAGGGGCATGCCGGGGCGCTGTTTGCGGGAGAGGCCGAGGCGCGGGTTCATGCGATCGCGCATGCGGTGGCGGCCAAGGCGCGCATCGTCGCGGCGGACGAGCATGAGACGGCGGGGATCAGGGCGCTGCTGAACCTGGGGCATACCTTCGGGCATGCGCTGGAGGCGGAGGCCGGGTTCTCCGACCGGTTGCTGCATGGTGAGGGGGTGGCGGCGGGATGTGCGCTCGCCTTTCGTTATTCGGCGCGGCTGGGGCTGTGTTCGGGGCAGGAGGCGATGCGGGTGGCGGCGCACATGCGCGCGAGCGGCCTGCCGGACGGGCTGGCCGCGGCGGGGATCGCCGCATCCGGCGAGACGTTGGTCGCGCATATGCGGCACGACAAGAAGATGAATGCGGGCACCCTGCCCTTCCTGCTGGCGCGCGGGATCGGCCAGACCTTTCTCGACAAGACGGTCGATCTGGCCGACGTCGCCGCGTTTCTGGACGAAGAGCCGCGCTGA
- a CDS encoding shikimate kinase, protein MLQSHNPAPASWDGQPIVLVGLMGVGKSTVGRRLAARLRVPFVDADHEIEAAAGMTIADMFEKFGEAHFRDGERRVIARLVDGRPKVIATGGGAFINDETRALILEQATAIWLTANTDVLVERVRKRDTRPLLRGRDPRQVLADLAAKRNPIYALAPIHVSSHRGPHEATVAAILKAIGR, encoded by the coding sequence ATGTTGCAAAGCCACAACCCCGCCCCCGCCTCATGGGACGGCCAGCCGATCGTGCTGGTCGGGCTGATGGGCGTGGGCAAGTCCACCGTCGGCCGCCGTCTGGCCGCCCGCCTGCGCGTTCCGTTTGTCGATGCCGACCACGAGATCGAGGCGGCGGCGGGCATGACCATCGCCGACATGTTCGAAAAATTCGGCGAGGCGCATTTTCGCGACGGCGAGCGGCGGGTGATCGCGCGGCTGGTCGATGGCCGCCCGAAGGTGATCGCCACCGGCGGCGGCGCGTTCATCAACGACGAGACGCGCGCGCTGATCCTGGAACAGGCGACCGCCATCTGGCTGACCGCCAACACCGACGTGCTGGTCGAACGGGTACGCAAGCGCGATACCCGCCCGCTGCTGCGCGGTCGCGATCCTCGGCAGGTGCTGGCCGACCTCGCCGCCAAGCGGAACCCGATCTACGCGCTCGCCCCCATCCACGTATCCAGCCACCGCGGCCCCCATGAAGCAACGGTCGCCGCCATCCTGAAGGCCATCGGACGATGA